Genomic segment of Vicia villosa cultivar HV-30 ecotype Madison, WI unplaced genomic scaffold, Vvil1.0 ctg.001374F_1_1, whole genome shotgun sequence:
taactgtgattttctcttaagtttaagcttaatctcactaatatattacaacagcaatgtagtgaggttgaagatgaagtttgagagctttttgaatttgacagcgtttctgtatatttgcgcaagtgttgtattcagcttctcatcagaacttctatttataggcatttgagaagatgaccgttgggagcattaaatgctttgcgtattccgtgaaggatagaaaaacacttagaaagggggggtttgaataagtgtagtttcaaaactcgtaagataaaaataatttgcacaagtatttttatcctggttcgttgttaactaaactactccagtccaccctatacaaggtgatttacctcaactgaggatttaatccactaatcacacgagattacaatggttttccacttagacaacttctaagtcttctagagtcttctgatcacaacttgatcactctaggaacaactgcttagagaccttctaagatttctctagagtatactgatcacaacccgatcactctagtcctttacaaattaatgtaaacaaattctaagagtattacaattgcttcttaaaagcgataatcacaaactgtgatatttctcttacagatttaagcttagactcactaaagtattacaacagtaatgtagtgaggttgaagatgaagtttctgagctttgagttgaacagtgtttcagcaagttaatattcacagaaattgttaagaatcggtaaccttgcttctcatcagaacttcatttatataggcgtttgagaagatgaccgttgggagcatttaatgctttgcgtattccgtacagcattgcatttaatgtttcattgttttgtcaactacctcgagccttgcttttgctgtgactactgacattgcctttaatagcttctaacgttccttttgtcagtcagcgtagcctgccatctagtacttaaTTCtgttttgttctttgtaaatactacgttgaaaatcatcagagtacaaacagcttggtgcagagcatcttctgatcttctgatcttgatatgcttctgagcgtgatttcatgacttcagtgcttatgcttctgaactcaagttcttctgatgcttctaatagaccatgttctgattctgcttgaccatcttctgatgtctttccagaccatgtgctgaagttgcatactgaaccttctgagtcaaagcttcttagcgctgatttgtgcatactctttatatatttcctgaaagggaaattgcataggattagagtaccacattatcttgagcaaaattcatatacattgttatcatcaaaactaagattattgatcagaacaattcttgttctaacattccgtacagcattgcatttaatgtttcactcttttgttaactacctcgagcctttctttcgctgtgtctactgacgttgcctttaatagctttcaacgttccttttgtcagtcagcgtagcctgccagctagtacttgcttctgatctgatgtttgtgtgaacaacgtttgaatatcatcatagtcaaacagcttggtgcagagcatcttcttgtcttctgaccttgaagtgcttctgagcgtgataccatgagaacttcagtgcttctgcttctgatctcaagtccttctgatgcttccatagaccatgttctgattctgcttgaccatcttctgatgtcttgccagaccatgttctgatgttgcatggtgaaccttctaagtcagtgcttcttgcgctgattttgtgcatactctttatataattcctgaaatggaaattgcatagtattagagtaccacattatcttatacaaaattcatatacattgttatcatcaaaactaagaatattgatcagaacaaatcttgttctaacacctacACCATTCACTTCCAACAAATAGTTAGAACAAAACTCAATTGCTTCTTCTGCAATGTACCTCTCAATAATCGATGCTTCCGGACGGTGTGGATTTTTGGTATACCCTTTTAGGATCTTCATGTATCGCTCTATTGGATACATCCACCGTAAAAAAATTGGACCACATAATCTAATCTCCCTTACTAGATAAACAATcaagtgaaccataatgtcaaaaaatgaaGGAGGAAAAAACATCTCTAATTGGCACAAGATAACTGCAGCCTCATTTTCCTAATCTTCTAACTTTAATGGATCAATGGCTTTGCAACAAATTGCATTGAAAAACAGGCACAACCTAGTTATAGTCTTCCTAACATTGTTAGGCAATATCCCACGAATAGCCACTGGTAGTAGTTGTTGCATTAAGACATGACAgtcatgagattttaagccaactaatttgagatctttaactgataCAAGCCTCTTGACATTTGATGATTAACCATACGGCACTTTGATACTTTCTAAACACTCACAAaaacttgttttctcttttttcgaCAAAGTGTAACAGGCAGGAGGCAAATACGTCTTGTTacctacataatgttatcatcaagaaTTTCAACAATTAAAGTTATGAACATGCTATTTTAATATCAAAAGGTAAGGATAGCTTAATTTGAACAAATAGTTGGTACCTATATATTGTGGAGTTAGCTCTTCTCGTATACCCATCACGCCCAAATCTAGACGAGCATTAATACCATCCTTTGTCTTGCCTTAAATGTTGTGAAGTGTTCCGATTACACTATCACATACATTTTTCTCCACGTGCATCACATCAATACAATGTCTTACCTCAAGACtagaccaatatggaagatcGAAGAAAACCGACCtctttttccatatatttttcaTAATAGGCCGCTTTTGGTACTTTCCAAAGACAGCAGTAATGCCTTGTTGTCGTTGATAAACTTCCTCTCCAGCTAAGGGCTTTGGAGCAACACCATGCTCTTGTTCCCCATTGAAATCTTTTCGCAATCAACGATATGGATGATAACGATTTAGAAATTTTCGATGCTCGAGATAAACAGTCTTCTTTCCTTTTTCAAGCTGATTGTAACATGTGTCTTTTTCACATATAGGACACGCTTTATGCCCTTTAACTTTATACCCAGACAAATTTCCATACGCCGAAAAATCGTTGATGGTGCAAAACAACATGGCACGCATATTAAACTGTTCACCAGAATTTGCATCGAAAACATCCACCCCTTCCCCCCACAACACTTTTAAATCATCAATCAGTGGACATAGATAAACATTTATGTCATTTCCTGGTTGTTTTGGGCCCGAAATCATCATCGATAACATAATATATTTACGCTTCATGCACAGCCTAGAAGATAGGTTGTAAATCATCAGAAGAACAGGCCAAGAAGAATGGTTAGTATTTATATTACCAAACGGATTCATTCAATCAGTAGCAAGTCCAAGTCTAAGGTTTCTCGACTCTTTGCCAAAATTTGGAAACAaagaatcaattttcttccattgcaaagaaTCAGCTACATGGCGAATTTGTCCatcacattttctttcttctgCATGTCATCTAAGATTCTTTGCGTCGTTTGCATTAGTGAATAATCTCTTGAACCTTGAAATGATCGGTAGGTACCATACCACTTTCGCAGGAGGACCCTTTTTGACCTCCTCATCATCACTAGATTCACCATGTCTCTTTTTGTAGCGTGACGCCTTGCACTTTGGACAATGGTTATAGTTTACATACTCTTTTCTGTATAATATGCAATAATTAgggcatgcatgtatcttttcatACTCCAAACCCATCGGACACAATATTTTCTTCGCCTCGTAATAACGACTTGGCAGTACGTTACCTTCTGGAAGTATTTGTGTCAACAATTCAAGCAATTCGGTAAAAGTTTTGTCAGTCCACCCGTTAACTGCCTtcagattaaacaattttaacacaGCTGAGAAACGTGTAAAGTTTGTGCATCCCGGGTACAAAGGTGTATCCTTGTCAATGCATAAGCTATCATACGCATGTGCCCTCTTAAACGAATCTTGTCCAATATCACGCATCATGTCTTCCAGACGATCATCCATTTCCACACTAACATTATCTCCTTCGGACACATTTGACTTTGCTACTACTTCACCGTGCCATATCCATTGTGTATAACTTTGACAAATCCCTTCACAAATTAGATGATTCATGATTTGTTTCTTACTAAGTTTTGGTTCTTTATTTGCACAACGAACACATGGACAGAGAATAAGCGTAGGAAGATTTTCTTCAGCATTACTTTTAGGAGGAGGAAGATCTTTTTTAGCATTACTTTCAGTAAACTGTAGAAATTCCATCACTCCATGTTCGTACTCAGCATTTAATCGATTAGctctcatccaactacgatccataccTACAACATAAACTTAAGAACAACTTAAACATTGGTGAAATTTGTATGGTATCAAAATTTGCACCTTCCTTTAACTTTAATGAGAGAGAACACTTTAGGCTCACTCAAGTAATCTTTGAATACTTAGAATCAATTCTAAGTATAgtttatatataatattcattAAGCCAtacgtttttttttaaattaaattaaaataatcacAATACTTTCTCCCCCTCAAATTTCATCATCCAAACACAGCCTAATATGGTCAAATTTCATCATCCAAACACAGTCTTATATGGTTAGATCCTAAATTTCGATTTCAATCCATTTTTAGGTTTAATTTAACAACAATAAAATTCAAACGAAAAATTGATTAAACATCATGTAATTCACATAAGTTAAGAACATAGATATGTTATACACACTAAAGAATCCATAAAGTTAAATTAACATTgttacaataaaaaataaatatatatcaaCAAAGAAATTAGTTCTAACAATTGTTAACACAAAGAAGGCAACACaacaaaaaatatatcaaaatcaaaatcaaacaaagcaTATATATCAAAATCAAAGAAGGCTACTGTATTTCATCTATATTGCTAACATGCATATATAtcaaaatcaaaaaaacaaaCTCAAAAACTTAGTAGCTAGCAAAATAATGATAATGTGATGGTTACCTTAGAAAGAGGAGGCAACAAGTGGTGGTGACGGCGCGAGACGGGTGACGGTGGAGTGGTGGTGACGACGCGAGTAGGGTGACGGTGGAGTGGTGGTGACGGCGCGATGCAGCGTGAGAGGAGGGTGACGGTGTGATGCAGCATGAGAGAAGAAGGACGGCACTGAGATGGGGTTTGGGTGATGCCATCGCTGGGTGGTGAGAGAGGCCGTACGGCGCAGCAAtggaaggaaaagaaagaagaggaTGAAACGAAAAGAAACAAATTATGTTTGGATTTGGAAAAGGtgttagggtttatttgagaatGGGACTTTTCCCATCGGTTTCTGTATTAGGCCAATGTAAGATGGGCCACTTTTCCCATCGGTGCAGCAATGGCCCGATGTAAATGCCCTCGGTGGGCAGCTTTTCCCATCGGTCAAACCAAGGCCCGATGCGAAGGCCCAAAGCGGACCACTTTTCCCATCGGTTTCTTTTTCCACCGATGGAAAAGCCCTTATAacctattttcattttaattacaaGTTTGTCACCGCGTTATTTTTCCCATCATTTGAATTAAATACCTAATGTAAAATCACTAAATCAATTTTTTCCCCAACATTTGATTtaaatacctgatgtaaaatccttttacaaatatttttcacatcaattattttaatacctgatgtaaaatcttgAAACCAAATGTCTTATTTTTAGTAGTGTATTCCCATAGCATTTAACTATTAAGTTGTTTACCTCCAAAATACAATCAATTTTGGCAATTAGCATATATATAAAGAACCAACAATACTAATTAATTTAAcgtaaaaaaacttataatttgaTGTAATTATTTCCTTGATGACATTTAATTGTCCTTCTTCAAACTATTCAAATTTGTCATCACTTGCCAACCGATAACTTGGTATTGCGAACAGGTGGTGAGCTCTAGGTATAGTGAGTCCAAATTTCTCTTCCATGTTTAAATTGGAAGGAGTAATATTATGTGGAAGTTCCCAATTAAAACAATGCACTAATTGAGCTATAGACAATTTTACCGTAATCAAACCCAAATTAATTCCAGGACAACGTCTTCGACCAGAACCAAATGGTATGCACTCAAATTCTTGTCCATGAAAATTCATTTTCTTGTCAATAAATCTTTCAGGATAAAATTCTTCTGCGTTTTGTGACCAAACATCATGATCTCTCCCTATTGCCCATGCGTTTACTATAATTCGTGTTTTTTCCTTTATAAAGTAGCCATCAACTGTTATATTTTCTCTACATTCACGAGGTATTAATAAAGGTCCAACAGGATATAGTCCTAATATCTCATCAACAACCATATCTAAGTAACTTAACTTCTTCAAATTCTTCTCTTTAACCATTCTACTATGCCCTACTTCATTTTGTATTTCATCTTGAAGATTTTTCATGACTCTCGGATTCCTTAGAAGCTCAGATAACACCCACTCAATTACGGTAGCAGATGTATCAATTCCTGCTAGAATCATGTCTAGTAAAACTGCCTTGATGTTAGTACGATTGGTGACAGGATTTACTTCATTTTCTACATCTATTGTTTGATGCATAGTTGAAAGAAGCATGTCTACAAAGTCTTCTTCATGATGAGGTTGGTGTACATTAGTATCCTTTTTATGGTCTGTTATTATCACCTCCAACACTTCATCAAGTTTTCTACTTATTTTCTTGCAAGCTCGTGTTATTCCCTGTTGTTTTTTTAAGAGAAATGTTGG
This window contains:
- the LOC131634875 gene encoding uncharacterized protein LOC131634875; amino-acid sequence: MDRSWMRANRLNAEYEHGVMEFLQFTESNAKKDLPPPKSNAEENLPTLILCPCVRCANKEPKLSKKQIMNHLICEGICQSYTQWIWHGEVVAKSNVSEGDNVSVEMDDRLEDMMRDIGQDSFKRAHAYDSLCIDKDTPLYPGCTNFTRFSAVLKLFNLKAVNGWTDKTFTELLELLTQILPEGNVLPSRYYEAKKILCPMGLEYEKIHACPNYCILYRKEYVNYNHCPKCKASRYKKRHGESSDDEEVKKGPPAKVVWYLPIISRFKRLFTNANDAKNLR